From the genome of Sander lucioperca isolate FBNREF2018 chromosome 1, SLUC_FBN_1.2, whole genome shotgun sequence, one region includes:
- the crispld1a gene encoding cysteine-rich secretory protein LCCL domain-containing 1, which translates to MRHVSLRWLRGVSLLLLLQTATSMVMLPNSTDWGQILDKYMDEEGDWWEAKQRGKRAITDSDAQLILDLHNKLRGQVHPPSSNMEYMVWDTELERTAEEWAETCLWEHGPASLLPQIGQNLGAHWGRYRPPTFHVQAWYDEVKDYTFPYPQECNPYCPFRCSGPVCTHYTQLVWATSSRIGCAINMCYNMNVWGQIWAKAVYLVCNYSPKGNWWGHSPYKHGTPCSACPPSYGGGCKDNLCYKDDSSNPPQEETEENNFIEPEAPQKPRSRASKPKTPSLPAPAPTKPPTENLQKNEVVNTQQMSQLVTCDTKLRDQCKGTPCNRYECPAGCLDATGKVIGTVYYEMQSSVCRAGLHAGVIDNDGGWMDVTRQGRKDFFIKSNKNGVQSLGKYLSANSFTVSKVAVKAITCETTVAQMCSYQKPAKHCPRLYCPRNCLEENPHISRVIGTRIYSDKSSICRAAVHAGVIRSDVGGYIDVMPVDKRKHYIASYQNGIFSESLQNPPGGKAFRVFAVI; encoded by the exons ATGAGGCATGTATCTCTGCGCTGGCTGAGGGGCGTGTCCCTGCTCCTGCTGCTCCAGACGGCCACTTCCATGGTGATGCTTCCAAACTCCACGGACTGGGGGCAGATTCTGGACAAGTATATGGACGAGGAGGGGGACTGGTGGGAGGCCAAGCAGAGGGGGAAGAGGGCCATTACAGACAGTGACGCTCAGCTCATCCTGGACCTTCACAACAAGCTCAGAGGCCAGGTTCACCCTCCGTCATCCAACATGGAGTACATG GTGTGGGACACAGAGTTGGAGCGTACGGCAGAGGAGTGGGCAGAGACCTGTCTATGGGAGCACGGACCTGCCAGTTTACTGCCACAGATCGGACAGAACCTGGGAGCACACTGGGGAAG GTATCGTCCACCCACGTTCCATGTGCAGGCCTGGTATGATGAAGTCAAAGACTACACCTTCCCTTATCCTCAGGAGTGTAACCCCTATTGCCCCTTCAGATGCTCCGGCCCAGTTTGTACTCATTATACACAG CTGGTATGGGCCACCAGCAGTCGGATTGGCTGTGCCATCAACATGTGCTACAACATGAATGTGTGGGGACAGATTTGGGCCAAAGCCGTCTATCTTGTCTGCAACTATTCACCAAA GGGAAACTGGTGGGGGCATTCACCTTACAAACATGGGACCCCATGCTCTGCCTGTCCTCCCAGCTATGGAGGAGGTTGCAAGGACAACCTCTGCTACAAAG ATGACAGCTCTAACCCTCCACAAGAGGAAACggaagaaaacaacttcattgaGCCGGAGGCTCCACAGAAGCCCCGGTCTAGGGCCTCCAAGCCCAAGACTCCCAGTCTCCCCGCCCCAGCCCCCACCAAGCCCCCCACAGAGAACCTGCAGAAGAATGAAGTTGTCAACACACAGCAGATGT CTCAGCTTGTGACCTGTGACACTAAGCTTCGAGATCAGTGTAAAGGAACACCATGTAATAG ATATGAGTGTCCAGCTGGGTGTCTAGATGCTACAGGAAAAGTAATTGGGACAGTATACTATGAAATG CAATCCAGTGTGTGCAGAGCTGGTCTACATGCTGGTGTTATAGATAATGacggaggatggatggatgtaacaAGACAAGGCAGAAAGGACTTTTTCATTAAATCCAACAAGAACGGAGTCCAGTCTCTTGG AAAATATCTGAGCGCTAATTCCTTCACAGTTTCCAAAGTAGCAG TCAAAGCCATCACATGTGAAACGACAGTTGCACAGATGTGTTCATACCAAAAACCTGCAAAACATTGTCCAAG GTTATACTGTCCAAGAAACTGTTTAGAAGAGAATCCTCACATATCCAGAGTCATCGGTACCAGAATATACTCTGAT AAGTCCAGTATATGCCGAGCAGCGGTCCACGCTGGAGTAATCAGGAGTGACGTGGGTGGTTACATTGATGTGATGCCAGTGGACAAGCGGAAACACTACATTGCCTCATACCAAAATGGCATTTTCTCAGAGAG CCTTCAAAACCCTCCTGGAGGGAAGGCGTTCCGGGTGTTTGCTGTGATTTGA